A region of the Mus musculus strain C57BL/6J chromosome X, GRCm38.p6 C57BL/6J genome:
CAAAAGAGTGCCAAGGAGCTGGTAGAACAGGACATTCAGCCAGCCCGCTACCATGTGGCTTTTGGCCCTGTGATTGATGGTGATGTCATTCCTGATGACCCTGAGATCCTTATGGAGCAGGGAGAGTTCCTCAACTATGATATCATGCTAGGCGTCAACCAGGGTGAGGGTCTCAAGTTTGTGGAAGGGGTGGTGGACCCCGAGGATGGTGTCTCGGGCACTGACTTTGACTACTCTGTCTCCAATTTTGTGGACAATCTGTATGGCTATCCTGAGGGTAAGGACACCCTGCGGGAGACTATCAAGTTCATGTATACGGACTGGGCAGACCGAGACAACCCTGAGACCCGCCGTAAAACACTGGTGGCACTCTTCACTGACCACCAGTGGGTGGAGCCTTCAGTGGTGACAGCCGATCTGCACGCCCGCTATGGCTCACCTACCTACTTCTACGCCTTCTACCATCACTGCCAGAGCCTCATGAAGCCCGCATGGTCAGATGCAGCACACGGGGATGAAGTGCCCTATGTTTTTGGTGTCCCTATGGTAGGTCCCACTGACCTTTTCCCCTGCAACTTCTCCAAGAATGATGTTATGCTCAGTGCTGTCGTCATGACCTATTGGACCAACTTTGCCAAGACCGGGTAAGGAGAAAATGGGTGTCCTCTTCTCTGGTACCCCAGCATGCCCTCCCCTTTGCTTTTCTATCTAACTTCTTCCATTAGCTTCCTCTCTCTGCATTTCCCTAAAGCTTGCTTGTTTAACCCTTTAAGTCTTCTTCTTGTCATGATTCTGTGcttctcccctctccttgcttcgattttttgttttttattgaaggAGGTAGTAGAGCTCTTGCTTAGCACACCCCAGGCCCTGGTAACCAGAGCCACCCAAACTCATTCTGTTAGAGTTCAGAACTCTGTTAGCATCAGGACTGAGCAGGGAGGTGTTACCGGAAGAACTGTGGGATTCAGGGTTAGTTAGCTGGTCAAAGGTAGCATGCAGGGGGAGGAATGTGCATTTGGAAAGTCTTCCAAGGGCTCTCGATAAAACTGGGCAACTCAAAGGATTGCTTGGTCCTCATGGCGTGTGAGGAGACAGAGCATCTGCGGAGCCTGATGGCGGCGGCAGATGAGCTCAGGGAAGAATGAGACATTTTCATGCTGCCTGCCACAGGAACTAGGAGTTCAGCTCTGGggaagaaaggggtgggggaggtgacAGGACCCTGAAAAACATGTATGTCATGGGAGATTTTAGACTGGTGGGAGTGAGAAGGAGGCtgggccttttctttctctaggtAGCATGGTGACCCCAGATTTCAATGTGGTGTTTCAGGGATCCCAACAAGCCGGTACCCCAGGATACCAAGTTCATTCACACCAAGGCCAACCGCTTTGAGGAAGTGGCCTGGTCCAAATACAATCCCCGAGACCAGCTCTACCTTCACATCGGGCTGAAACCAAGGGTTCGTGATCATTACCGGGCCACAAAGGTAGCCTTTTGGAAACACCTGGTGCCCCACCTGTACAACCTGCATGACATGTTCCACTATACATCCACGACCACCAAAGTGCCGCCCCCGGACACCACCCACAGCTCCCACATCACCCGTAGGCCCAACGGCAAGACCTGGAGCACCAAGCGGCCGGCGATTTCACCTGCCTACAGCAATGAGAATGCCCCTGGGTCCTGGAATGGGGACCAGGATGCGGGGCCACTCCTGGTTGAGAACCCTCGAGACTACTCCACTGAATTAAGTGTCACTATCGCTGTGGGGGCCTCCCTCCTGTTTCTCAATGTGTTGGCCTTTGCTGCCCTCTATTACCGTAAGGACAAACGGCGCCAGGAGCCCCTGAGGCAGCCTAGCCCCCAAAGGGGAACTGGTGCCCCTGAATTGGGAACTGCTCCGGAGGAGGAGCTGGCAGCATTACAGTTGGGTCCCACTCACCATGAATGTGAGGCCGGTCCCCCACATGACACACTTCGCCTCACAGCACTGCCCGACTATACCCTGACCCTGCGGCGCTCCCCTGATGACATCCCACTCATGACTCCCAACACCATCACTATGATTCCTAATTCCCTGGTTGGGTTGCAGACCTTGCACCCCTATAACACCTTTGCCGCAGGGTTCAACAGTACTGGGCTGCCCCACTCACACTCCACTACCCGTGTATAGCTCTATCCCGGAGCACAGCCCAtctcccagctccctccctcccagatccacaaacacacatgcacacacatacacatatatgtacacgcACGCACCCACACCCTACAGCAGACCCATCTGCATAAACACAGACAGATGTGGACATGCACCCGCATGTACAAAAACACAAATCCAGACGTGAACCTGAATAGGCCCTTCAAATGGGGACACATACGAGTCCTTGGTACCAAGGGCCCATGGAACAGCAGCTGGAACCAGCTCCTTGAGCCCGACCACAGACACTCCTGGGGCCCTGGAAGCCACAGCCGGACACCCCCTTGGTGCTTGCCTTCTCGGAACTGCACCTCTACCAACTGCAGACTCGGGAGCTTTAAAGAGCAGGATAGCTCTTCCTCCCCCAGACTTGGTCTTTTCTCTGggtcttgtttttgttgatttttttcatttttaaattggaacCAATGCTTTTCCAACCCATTGAGTGCTAAGCAGCTCTGGAAGGGAGGGCTCCAAGATCAGGACGCTCTGGCTCTGGGACTCCCAATGTTCATACAATCAGACCAAGGAGAAGGACCTTCCAAGACAGTGACAGATGGGCACAAGACTATGGggtaagaggaggaagaggctagCAATGGATGGGGCTTGAGGGCCAGCAAGGACAGAGCACCAACTGGCTCTGGGCCTCCCAGAGAGGACTACAGAGCCTACAGGGTGACCTGCTTCTGCAaaggccagcagcagcagcctgcctGGAGAAGCCTAGGTTTGATGAACTAAGTACTGTGGAGGCCCTGACCTTATTGGGCCCCTGGGTATATAATCTGGGTTCTGCCTCTGCCCTTGGGGACATGATATCAGAAATTTGCCCCATTTTCTTTACAGTCTCTTTGTGTCTGTCATTTCTCTTTCAAAACaacagtgttttggtttttttttttttttcggttgttgttggctttttttttttttttttttttaagaaaagttcTTAAAACACTAACGGAAACCCATGGAGTTTGTCCtttgtaaaaattttaaacacagtgtcttgatataaaaataaaaaatccagtTAGCACTCCCAACCTGCCTCCGTTGCACAGGCCTGCCCCAACAGCCTCTGGAGCCAGGGGCCTGCTCAGGCTGGAAGCTCAATGCTCCAGCAGCCTGTGGCCTCCTGCCTTGTAGCACCTACAAGTCTGGGCTCTGCTCTACTTGTCCTGGGCCCCCTGCACAAAGCCTCTCTCATCCTAATCACGTTGCTgtactatcctcctgcctcccgaCGCTTTGAGTTCCTGCAGCAGAAACCTCTCATCGCCTCGGGCCTCCTAAtgaaacagcaaaaataatacttccttcctctgccaccaagccaccaccactgctgccaccacctcCTCCAATGCCACCACTATCGTGGTCATCATCTTGCCCTCATCTTGGACTGGTGGCTAGGAGGAGGCTTGACCTCTGACCTGCTGAAACGCTTTCTCCTGTGGATATGTGGCATCAGCTTGTGACCTGCTCTGTCTCCATTGACTTACAGAAGGGCCATTCTTCCCTCAAGGGATGTAGGTTTCCTTTTCTGTGAATTGGAGATCAATTTCTCTGGGGGACTGTCACTAGTGGCTCCCTAACAACTCTGGGGAATGGATTCAAGGTGGGGCCTCAAAGGGTTAGCATTGTGGGGTTTCCTATTGTCCTCCGTGACTTGAAGGGCTGCAGTTGAAATCTGCTCATCAAGTGTGACAGTTGGGCAGGGTTGCTGATACTCGGAAGCCAGGAATAGAATTCTTCAAAGTGACCCTGACAAAATGAAGGAGATGAGCCATCACAAGGCAGGATGATGTACAAAGGGGACCAGTGCAAGGTACTGTATACAAAGATTGAAGCCAGAACTCATACATGAAACCAGAACAGGTAATGGCTGAACCAACACAGAGACAGTTACCAGAGGGACCGGGAGAGGGAATGCATGTTGAATGATTTCATGATTGGAGAATAGCTTTGGAGAATAGCTTTGggccctctcctccttctcttttttttttttttcctttataatttcCAAAACAAAGATACAAGCATATAGTAACAAAAGCATCAGGGAGGAGCTGGGAAGTAATCACAGAGTGACTGTTAGTTAAAAAAGAAGTCACCCCCGTGGTATAGAGTCCAACCCACTTACACCTGGATGGAGGAACAGGAAagagaggaccaggagttcaagattatccttggctacatagtgagcttgaggctagcctgggctacctgaggatctctctctttctctctctctctctctctctctctctctctctgtgtgtgtgtgtgtgtgtgtgtgtgtgtgtgtgtgtgtgtgtgtgtgcgcgtgcgccaTATGTATCCaggtgccctggagctggagttacaggtgtttgcaAGCTGCTAGCCAgacatgggtgctagaaacctaactcaggttctctagaagagcaaaaGATGCTAACACCCTAAGCCATCATTCCAGCCTCAAGACCctatcataaaaacaaaaacaaaattaagtacAGAAAAAAGAGACCTAGAATTGGGCCCATTCATTTCTGGTCCTGTCATTATCCTCACGGACTTGCTCTAGTCCCACAACCGTTAGGTATCACAAAGCATCAGCATCTCTAGGTCAAAGGTTCTGCTCTTGGGTTgcattgtttggttggtttgaatctgatttgtttgttgtcttttttttttcctttttttgagacagtgtcttgctaggtagccttggctggcctgaaacttgctgtgtagaccaagccagcctggaactcacagagatccacctgcttctgtttctggagtgctggagttaaaggtgtgcactgctatatccagcaaaatgttttcttttttaaaaagattttgttgttatttttttagatttatttattttattttatgtgtatgagtgttgcctgtatatatgtatgtgtgtaccatgAGAGTGTctgatgcccatggaggtcagaaaaaggagctggagcccctggaactggagttatggatagttGTAAGCTAGCATGTGGGTCCTGAAacccgaacccaggtcctctgcaagagtaacaagtgctcttaactattaaatcagctctccagcccagattttatttttatgtatatgtctgtatacatcagatcccctggagcagaAGTTACAGGCAGCTATCAACTATGGGTCATGTGTGCTAGGAActtaactcaagtcctctgcaagaataatacatgctcttaagcactgagctatctctccagcccccaggttgcttttatgttcgttttgttttgttttgttttgttttgttttgttttgttttgttttgttttgtttgagacagggtctctccatgtagtcctggctgtcctgaaacttgctaagtagaccaaactggtcttgaacatatagagatctgcctgagtgctgggattaaagatgtgtaccatcaTGCCCGGTCCtaggttgcttttctttttaaatatagaaagaaagaagctgATTAGGAACGACCAATGGTTGCCAAATATCTACTATGTAACAAGTGTGCTATGACCATCTTCAAAATGTGACTCCTGAATAAAGACCAAGCTGTGTTCTTTCATGGTCTGTGTGCTGCAATCCTTCTGAGGATGACAAAATGGAAACAAGACTAGGAGAAAGCCAAGGAGTGACATAGGCGTGGTCAGGAGATGCTTTGACTACCCTGAAAACTCCCACCAGTAGCTGCCAAATGAAATGACTGTGCTGTGTCCTTCACCCTCTGAGGGCCTGGATGGTGACATTGCTTAGGTCCATTCTGTCTGTATTGTTGTGTTTAACCTTTAGTTGCCacttttaagatattttcaaTGGGGCCTCTCATAATAAAGAGACTCTAAATTAGGAGACTGTCTCATGGGGGTGATTTAGATACACTATTTCTTCTCACACATTCAAGATGCCTTAGCA
Encoded here:
- the Nlgn3 gene encoding neuroligin-3 precursor; translated protein: MWLQPSLSLSPTPTVGRSLCLTLGFLSLVLRASTQAPAPTVNTHFGKLRGARVPLPSEILGPVDQYLGVPYAAPPIGEKRFLPPEPPPSWSGIRNATHFPPVCPQNIHTAVPEVMLPVWFTANLDIVATYIQEPNEDCLYLNVYVPTEDGSGAKKQGEDLADNDGDEDEDIRDSGAKPVMVYIHGGSYMEGTGNMIDGSVLASYGNVIVITLNYRVGVLGFLSTGDQAAKGNYGLLDQIQALRWVSENIAFFGGDPRRITVFGSGIGASCVSLLTLSHHSEGLFQRAIIQSGSALSSWAVNYQPVKYTSLLADKVGCNVLDTVDMVDCLRQKSAKELVEQDIQPARYHVAFGPVIDGDVIPDDPEILMEQGEFLNYDIMLGVNQGEGLKFVEGVVDPEDGVSGTDFDYSVSNFVDNLYGYPEGKDTLRETIKFMYTDWADRDNPETRRKTLVALFTDHQWVEPSVVTADLHARYGSPTYFYAFYHHCQSLMKPAWSDAAHGDEVPYVFGVPMVGPTDLFPCNFSKNDVMLSAVVMTYWTNFAKTGDPNKPVPQDTKFIHTKANRFEEVAWSKYNPRDQLYLHIGLKPRVRDHYRATKVAFWKHLVPHLYNLHDMFHYTSTTTKVPPPDTTHSSHITRRPNGKTWSTKRPAISPAYSNENAPGSWNGDQDAGPLLVENPRDYSTELSVTIAVGASLLFLNVLAFAALYYRKDKRRQEPLRQPSPQRGTGAPELGTAPEEELAALQLGPTHHECEAGPPHDTLRLTALPDYTLTLRRSPDDIPLMTPNTITMIPNSLVGLQTLHPYNTFAAGFNSTGLPHSHSTTRV